The Gemmata palustris genome includes a region encoding these proteins:
- a CDS encoding histone deacetylase family protein produces MKLVYTRRYNIGFLGLERLHPFDSRKYGRAWKAIGHEVRHLRNRAWVGVPRPASVMDLSAVHDPAYLKRLGDPLELSWALELPFIRKLPVWAVWRVVLRPMRWAVAGSLVAAREALTAGIAVNLSGGYHHAKPDRGEGFCVFNDIAYLVHGLRAEGRLTATDRIAYVDLDAHQGNGVSHHFRADHQVFMFDAFNPHIYPAHDRDARARIDCPIPLPARCAGAEYLHLVARSLPGFLDAIGRNARVGLAVYNAGTDVFTGDALGGLHLSAGDVLARDLYVIEQLRARGIPVVMLLSGGYSRESYRLVANTVVELLRRYGNPKVPTDS; encoded by the coding sequence ATGAAACTGGTCTACACGCGCCGGTACAACATCGGGTTCCTCGGGCTGGAGCGCCTGCACCCGTTCGATTCGCGGAAATACGGTCGCGCGTGGAAAGCGATTGGGCACGAGGTCCGGCACTTGCGGAACCGCGCGTGGGTGGGGGTTCCGCGCCCGGCGTCCGTCATGGATCTCAGCGCGGTCCACGACCCGGCCTACCTGAAGCGCCTCGGCGATCCGCTCGAATTGTCGTGGGCGCTGGAACTGCCCTTCATCCGAAAGCTGCCCGTGTGGGCGGTATGGCGGGTGGTTTTGCGACCCATGCGGTGGGCCGTGGCGGGTTCGCTCGTGGCCGCGCGCGAGGCGCTCACCGCCGGGATCGCGGTCAACCTCTCGGGCGGGTACCATCACGCCAAGCCGGACCGCGGGGAAGGATTCTGCGTGTTTAACGACATCGCGTATCTGGTTCACGGGTTGCGCGCCGAGGGGCGCCTGACCGCGACCGACCGCATCGCGTATGTGGACCTCGATGCCCACCAGGGCAACGGCGTCAGTCACCACTTCCGTGCGGACCATCAGGTGTTCATGTTCGATGCGTTCAATCCCCACATTTATCCCGCCCACGACCGGGACGCCCGCGCCCGGATCGATTGCCCGATTCCCCTACCCGCCCGGTGCGCGGGGGCGGAGTACCTGCACCTCGTGGCGCGCTCGCTACCGGGCTTCCTCGACGCGATCGGGCGCAACGCGCGCGTCGGGCTGGCGGTGTACAACGCGGGCACCGACGTGTTCACGGGCGACGCCCTCGGCGGGTTGCACCTGTCGGCCGGGGACGTGCTCGCGCGCGACCTCTACGTGATCGAGCAACTCCGGGCACGGGGCATCCCGGTCGTGATGCTGTTGAGCGGCGGGTACAGCCGAGAGAGCTACCGGCTCGTGGCGAACACGGTGGTCGAACTGCTCCGGCGCTATGGGAATCCAAAGGTGCCGACGGATTCGTGA
- a CDS encoding arylamine N-acetyltransferase family protein produces MNLDAYLSRIGYAGPRTPTLPVLRDIVLAHACSIPFENLDVLLGREIRLEPSAVERKLVAARRGGYCFEQNSLLLGALSALGFAARPLSARVRIKATREDTPPRTHLFLRVEAEGGSWLADVGLGGLTPTTPLRIDQLDTEQPTPHETRRIVREERDPAPRYFHQAKLGEVWADVYEFTLEEMPEIDREVGNWWTSTHKNSKFRQNLLAALARPDGTRVSVLNREFTHRRGTEVLERFEITDPEHLLGVLAERFGLIFPAGTRFGAPGAAWPT; encoded by the coding sequence ATGAACCTCGATGCTTACCTCTCTCGCATCGGCTACGCCGGGCCGCGAACCCCGACGCTCCCCGTTCTGCGAGACATCGTTCTCGCGCACGCCTGCTCGATCCCGTTCGAGAACCTCGACGTGCTCCTGGGTCGGGAGATCCGGCTGGAGCCGTCCGCCGTCGAGCGCAAACTCGTTGCCGCGCGCCGCGGTGGCTACTGCTTCGAGCAGAACTCGCTGCTCCTCGGCGCGCTGAGCGCCCTCGGGTTCGCGGCCCGGCCGCTGTCCGCGCGGGTGCGGATCAAGGCGACCCGCGAAGACACTCCGCCGCGGACGCACCTGTTCCTGCGTGTCGAGGCGGAAGGGGGCTCGTGGCTGGCGGACGTGGGGCTCGGCGGGCTGACGCCGACGACCCCGCTGCGGATCGACCAACTCGACACCGAACAACCGACCCCGCACGAGACGCGGCGCATCGTCCGCGAGGAACGAGATCCGGCGCCGCGGTACTTCCACCAGGCGAAACTGGGCGAAGTGTGGGCGGACGTGTACGAGTTCACGCTCGAAGAGATGCCCGAGATCGACCGCGAGGTGGGCAACTGGTGGACCAGCACCCACAAGAACTCGAAGTTCCGCCAGAACCTGCTTGCCGCGCTCGCGCGCCCGGACGGGACGCGGGTCTCGGTCCTCAACCGCGAGTTCACGCACCGCCGCGGAACCGAGGTACTCGAACGGTTCGAGATCACCGACCCCGAACACCTCTTGGGCGTGCTCGCGGAGCGGTTCGGCCTGATTTTCCCAGCGGGCACACGGTTCGGTGCGCCGGGCGCTGCGTGGCCGACGTAA
- a CDS encoding secondary thiamine-phosphate synthase enzyme YjbQ, with protein MKSHTEYLTLNIPSKMAFVNITPQVEEAIRKSGVKEGLVLCNSMHITSSVFINDDERGLHRDFGVWLEELAPFNPDPNHYHHNRTGEDNADAHLKRQIMGREVVVAITKGKLDFGPWEQIFYGEFDGSRPKRLLVKIIGE; from the coding sequence ATGAAGTCTCACACCGAGTACCTGACGCTCAACATTCCCTCGAAGATGGCCTTCGTGAACATCACGCCGCAGGTCGAGGAGGCCATTCGCAAAAGTGGGGTGAAAGAGGGGCTGGTGCTCTGCAACTCGATGCACATCACGTCCAGCGTGTTCATCAACGACGATGAACGCGGGCTGCACCGCGACTTCGGCGTGTGGCTGGAAGAACTGGCGCCCTTCAACCCGGACCCGAACCACTACCACCACAACCGCACCGGCGAGGATAATGCCGACGCCCACCTGAAACGGCAGATCATGGGTCGGGAGGTGGTGGTCGCCATCACGAAGGGCAAACTCGACTTCGGTCCGTGGGAGCAAATCTTCTACGGCGAGTTCGACGGCAGCCGCCCGAAGCGCTTGCTGGTGAAGATCATCGGGGAGTAA
- a CDS encoding DUF885 domain-containing protein, whose protein sequence is MTALRFPALAGVLLVALLGITRPQPVVADVPAPAGFAAFADDYYAALFAWDPNQATYAGIHDFDDKLADLTARMIARRAEALKDFHARLKTLRAGKLTPAEAIDAETLDHAIRAELLEIETVRDWRRNPVTYLGKPAEGIDMLMKRSFAPPADRLKAVIGRLKAAPRLLAAMKTNVDNPPKEFTDLGVIVAKGSVSFFRNDLLAWAKTAAGKDEKLFAEFEAANKPVVEAFESAAKWIETDLLPKSKGKYAIGADAFVKKLETEEMLDVPLDKLLAIGEANLKRDQEAFVATAKKIDPKRTPAEVLATLNEDHPKPEDLVGATRGTIERTRKFLIDKKIVTVPSEVRPTIAETPAFMRTGGFASMDTPGAYETKATEAFYYVTPPETEWEARRKVEHMRQFNKTGMDIITIHEAFPGHYLQFLYAKLYPTKVRKLYTCGTNVEGWAHYAEQMIVEEGYGDGDPKVRLAQLNEALLRDCRYIVGIKLHTEGWTVEQGKKFFVEQGYIEPETAFQEARRGTYNPTYLYYTLGKLQIYKLRDDYKKAKGADFRLQTFHDEFVRQGGLPIKLIRKIMLPGDTGPTL, encoded by the coding sequence GTGACCGCACTCCGATTCCCGGCCCTCGCCGGTGTTCTTCTTGTCGCGCTTCTCGGGATCACGCGCCCGCAACCCGTCGTTGCCGATGTGCCCGCGCCGGCCGGGTTCGCGGCGTTCGCGGACGATTACTACGCGGCCCTGTTCGCGTGGGACCCGAACCAGGCGACCTACGCCGGTATCCACGATTTCGACGACAAACTGGCGGACCTGACCGCCCGAATGATTGCGCGCCGGGCCGAGGCGCTCAAAGACTTCCACGCGCGCCTGAAGACCCTCCGCGCCGGTAAATTGACTCCCGCCGAAGCCATCGACGCCGAAACGCTCGATCACGCGATTCGCGCCGAGCTTCTGGAGATCGAAACGGTGCGCGACTGGAGGCGGAACCCGGTCACGTACCTGGGCAAACCGGCCGAGGGGATCGACATGCTAATGAAGCGGTCGTTCGCGCCGCCCGCGGACCGGCTCAAGGCGGTCATCGGGCGCTTGAAAGCCGCTCCGCGCCTTCTTGCAGCGATGAAAACGAACGTGGACAACCCGCCGAAGGAGTTCACCGATCTGGGCGTTATCGTTGCGAAGGGCTCGGTCAGCTTCTTCCGGAACGATCTGCTCGCGTGGGCCAAAACTGCGGCGGGTAAGGACGAGAAGCTGTTCGCCGAGTTCGAGGCCGCCAACAAACCTGTAGTCGAAGCGTTCGAGTCCGCGGCGAAGTGGATCGAAACGGACCTGCTCCCGAAGTCGAAGGGGAAGTACGCGATCGGGGCCGATGCGTTCGTGAAGAAGCTCGAAACCGAGGAGATGCTCGATGTTCCGCTCGACAAACTGCTCGCCATCGGCGAAGCCAACCTCAAGCGCGACCAGGAAGCGTTCGTCGCCACCGCGAAGAAGATCGACCCGAAACGGACGCCCGCCGAGGTGCTCGCAACGCTGAACGAGGACCACCCGAAGCCGGAGGATCTGGTCGGCGCGACGCGCGGGACCATCGAACGCACCCGGAAGTTCCTCATCGACAAGAAGATCGTGACGGTACCGTCGGAAGTGCGGCCGACGATCGCAGAGACGCCCGCGTTCATGCGCACGGGCGGGTTCGCGTCAATGGACACGCCCGGCGCGTATGAGACGAAGGCGACCGAGGCGTTCTACTACGTGACCCCGCCGGAAACGGAATGGGAGGCGCGCCGGAAGGTCGAGCACATGCGGCAGTTCAACAAGACGGGGATGGACATCATCACGATTCACGAGGCGTTCCCCGGGCACTACCTCCAGTTCCTCTACGCGAAGCTGTACCCGACGAAGGTGCGGAAGCTGTACACGTGCGGCACGAACGTCGAGGGGTGGGCGCACTACGCGGAGCAGATGATCGTGGAGGAGGGCTACGGCGACGGCGACCCGAAGGTGCGGCTCGCGCAACTGAACGAAGCACTCCTGCGCGACTGCCGGTACATCGTCGGCATCAAACTGCACACGGAGGGCTGGACCGTGGAGCAAGGAAAGAAGTTCTTCGTGGAGCAGGGGTACATCGAGCCGGAAACCGCGTTCCAGGAGGCACGCCGCGGAACGTACAACCCGACGTACCTCTATTACACGCTGGGCAAGCTCCAGATCTACAAGTTGCGCGACGACTACAAGAAGGCGAAGGGCGCGGACTTCCGCCTGCAGACGTTCCACGACGAGTTCGTGCGCCAGGGCGGGTTGCCGATCAAGCTGATTCGCAAGATCATGCTCCCCGGTGACACCGGCCCGACGCTCTGA
- a CDS encoding DUF4303 domain-containing protein — MFDRVAAEDRLYCISKKQIAQFLNGVEQDNVYGFGFFCDGYDGTVLLVANTEQYHLSNFLEYEARFGATDSEFFRWDVGNWKYPAGLFSSSSTEQSEFEDAWKEHREPLSQTENEAKQEILEDICFKVLKRLVQERTFSGIPGVKGVTVLGPLALQESVLEKKKSLDRLLQ; from the coding sequence ATGTTCGATCGGGTTGCCGCAGAGGACCGGCTGTATTGCATCTCCAAGAAACAGATCGCTCAGTTCCTCAATGGGGTCGAACAAGACAACGTTTATGGGTTCGGGTTCTTCTGTGACGGCTACGACGGGACGGTTTTGCTTGTGGCAAACACGGAACAATACCACCTGAGCAACTTCCTTGAATACGAGGCCCGGTTTGGCGCCACCGACTCGGAATTCTTCAGATGGGACGTAGGTAACTGGAAGTATCCTGCGGGTCTTTTTTCGTCGTCTTCTACCGAGCAAAGCGAATTCGAGGACGCCTGGAAGGAGCATCGAGAACCATTGTCTCAAACTGAAAACGAAGCCAAACAAGAGATACTCGAAGATATCTGTTTCAAGGTGCTGAAAAGGCTGGTTCAAGAAAGGACGTTTTCGGGTATCCCCGGTGTGAAGGGCGTTACGGTTCTCGGTCCACTCGCCCTTCAAGAGAGCGTACTTGAAAAGAAGAAAAGTCTCGACCGCCTCTTGCAGTGA
- a CDS encoding DUF1559 domain-containing protein translates to MRRPHATLFPRAQSTTRVRSRTGAHGRSAFTLIELLVVIAIIAILIGLLLPAVQKVRAAAARIKCANNMKQIGLAMHGYHDANNQFPYAVSYYQPREETASYVTGWILILPYLEQDAVAKKWNQKLPRNSTDDSDGDGFTNAMLQQMAIPTFTCPSMAPPSGTSGGSLGSGTENRAPSSYVFSAGTPTCYESTYGSYAALASDGVIVPIRNRKYSVDPSQRDQWGNSQTTLTTISDGTSNTFLAGECDFKPAGVPSTYGPVWAYGYLYNWTGTMGGINKHDGVYAGANYGTFRSEHGSGAHFVLADGSVQFIRDSIDPITFAALGTRNGGEVVTLP, encoded by the coding sequence ATGCGCCGCCCACACGCAACCCTGTTCCCCCGGGCTCAATCCACCACCCGCGTGCGTTCCCGCACCGGAGCACACGGGCGTAGCGCCTTCACGCTCATTGAATTGCTGGTCGTCATCGCGATCATCGCGATCCTGATCGGGCTCCTGTTGCCGGCAGTGCAAAAGGTGCGCGCGGCCGCGGCGCGCATCAAGTGTGCGAACAACATGAAGCAGATCGGGCTCGCGATGCACGGCTACCACGACGCGAACAACCAGTTCCCCTACGCGGTGTCGTACTACCAGCCCCGTGAGGAGACCGCGAGCTACGTCACCGGGTGGATTCTGATCCTGCCGTACCTGGAGCAGGACGCGGTCGCCAAGAAGTGGAACCAGAAGCTCCCGCGCAACAGCACCGACGATTCGGACGGCGACGGCTTCACCAACGCGATGCTGCAACAGATGGCGATCCCGACCTTTACCTGCCCGTCGATGGCCCCTCCGAGCGGCACCTCGGGTGGTTCACTCGGGAGCGGTACCGAGAACCGCGCCCCGTCCAGCTACGTGTTCTCCGCGGGCACCCCGACCTGCTACGAATCGACCTACGGGTCATACGCGGCGCTCGCAAGCGACGGCGTTATCGTGCCGATCCGGAACAGAAAATACTCTGTGGACCCCTCCCAGCGTGACCAATGGGGGAACTCCCAAACCACGCTCACCACGATCAGCGACGGTACCTCGAACACGTTCCTGGCCGGGGAGTGCGATTTCAAGCCGGCCGGCGTCCCATCAACCTACGGCCCGGTGTGGGCTTATGGGTACCTCTACAACTGGACCGGTACGATGGGCGGGATCAACAAGCACGACGGGGTTTATGCCGGCGCCAATTACGGCACGTTCCGTAGCGAACACGGCAGCGGTGCCCACTTCGTTCTGGCCGACGGGTCAGTGCAGTTCATCCGTGACTCGATCGACCCGATCACGTTCGCCGCGCTCGGCACCCGTAACGGCGGCGAGGTCGTAACGCTCCCCTAA
- a CDS encoding S41 family peptidase — translation MLRYALFSLIALAVGVGPVSAAPEEARLLRFPAIHGDQIVFTYAGDLYTVPASGGTARRLTSHPGFEMFPRFSPDGTQVAFTGQYDGNTEVFVVPAAGGEPKRLTYTATLGRDEVSDRMGPNNIVMGWTPDGKNVLFRSRMRSFNDFIGQLYTVPAEGGLAEELPLPRGGFASYSADGKKLVYNRIFREFRTWKRYRGGMADDVWLYDFETKKTEQLTDDPAQDIIPMFVGDKVYFISDRGKDMRYNLYSIDPATKKLDRHTEFTEFDIKFPSASKDAIVFENGGYICRFDVKTGKTAKVPVQIQEDRLGTRGALTDVSKSVTAFEISNDGKRAMFAARGDIFTVPAGEGVTRNLTHSPGAHERNPIWSPDGKSVAFISDATGEDEIHVGPADGSAPAKPVTSGADTYKYELLWSPDSKKILWGDKKLRLQFVEVETKKVTLVNQSKVWEIRDFVWAPDSKWVAFGSQEVDTLNKVHLYSLESGKTTPVTDGWYSSGSPAFSADGKYLFFVSARDFNPVYSQTEWNHSYRDMSRIYFVTLAKATPNPLRPKLDDDAEPKKKDEKDKKDEKKDGPPEVKVDLDGLAGRIVAIPGPAGNYSNLKAAGTSLYYQRSSVREPSAFLVFDLASKKESNLGTVGGYEISADGKKMLVQKDGKYGIIDLPKGPVAIGDALNLSGLEVTLDRRAEWKQMFHECWRQMRDFFYDPGLHGVDWVAVRKKYEPLVEHVGHRADLTYIIGEMISELNAGHAYIGGGELPEVRKIQQGLLGAEFKRDADTGFFQITRVLPGENWVTKRRSPLTEVGVNVSAKEWIVAVNGRATSEVKNINELLVNTAGKPVVLSVNTKPAADGARRVVVTPTADEADLYYYAWVQGNIKKVSDATEGKVGYIHVPDMQQTGLNEFAKHYYPQLKKQALIIDVRGNGGGNVSPMLIERLRREPAMIGIARNAEPTIDPNGTFVGPMTCLLNEFSASDGDIFSYRFRHYKLGPLIGKRSWGGVVGIRGALPLLDGGSLSKPEFSRYDLGGKEWIMENVGVSPDIMVDNDPAKEFAGDDQQLNKGIEVLLAELKKNPPKAITTPPYPKR, via the coding sequence ATGCTTCGCTACGCGCTCTTCTCGCTGATCGCACTCGCGGTCGGCGTTGGTCCCGTCAGTGCCGCGCCCGAAGAGGCCCGGCTGCTCCGGTTCCCCGCCATTCACGGCGACCAGATCGTCTTCACCTACGCGGGCGACCTCTACACGGTGCCTGCCAGTGGCGGGACCGCCCGGCGCCTTACATCACACCCCGGGTTCGAGATGTTCCCGCGGTTCTCGCCCGACGGCACGCAGGTCGCGTTCACCGGGCAGTACGACGGCAACACGGAAGTGTTCGTCGTCCCCGCGGCGGGCGGCGAACCGAAGCGGCTCACTTACACCGCGACGCTCGGGCGCGACGAAGTGTCCGACCGCATGGGGCCGAACAACATCGTGATGGGCTGGACCCCGGACGGGAAGAACGTCCTGTTCCGCTCGCGGATGCGGTCGTTCAACGACTTCATCGGTCAACTCTATACCGTGCCCGCGGAGGGCGGACTGGCCGAAGAACTGCCGCTCCCGCGGGGCGGGTTCGCGAGCTACTCGGCCGACGGGAAGAAGCTCGTTTACAACCGCATCTTCCGCGAGTTCCGCACCTGGAAGCGCTACCGCGGCGGCATGGCCGACGACGTGTGGCTGTACGACTTCGAGACGAAGAAGACCGAGCAGCTCACGGACGACCCGGCGCAGGACATCATCCCGATGTTCGTCGGCGACAAGGTGTACTTCATTTCCGATCGCGGCAAGGACATGCGGTACAACCTGTACTCCATCGACCCGGCCACCAAGAAACTCGACCGGCACACCGAGTTCACGGAGTTCGACATCAAGTTCCCGTCCGCGAGCAAGGACGCGATCGTCTTCGAGAACGGCGGGTACATTTGCCGCTTCGATGTGAAGACCGGGAAGACCGCGAAGGTACCAGTGCAGATCCAGGAAGACCGGCTCGGCACGCGCGGCGCGCTGACCGATGTGAGCAAGAGCGTTACCGCGTTCGAGATCTCGAACGACGGCAAGCGCGCCATGTTCGCCGCACGCGGTGACATCTTCACCGTGCCGGCGGGGGAGGGCGTCACGCGCAACCTCACGCACTCGCCCGGCGCACACGAGCGGAACCCGATCTGGTCGCCCGACGGCAAGAGCGTGGCCTTCATCTCTGACGCGACCGGCGAGGACGAGATCCACGTCGGCCCGGCGGACGGCAGCGCGCCCGCGAAGCCCGTCACGAGCGGTGCGGACACCTACAAGTACGAGCTGCTCTGGTCGCCGGACTCGAAGAAGATCCTGTGGGGCGACAAGAAGCTCCGGCTCCAGTTCGTGGAGGTGGAAACGAAGAAGGTGACGCTCGTGAACCAGTCGAAGGTATGGGAGATCCGCGACTTCGTGTGGGCACCGGACTCGAAGTGGGTCGCGTTCGGGAGCCAGGAAGTCGACACGCTCAACAAGGTTCACCTGTACTCGCTCGAATCGGGCAAAACGACGCCGGTCACCGACGGCTGGTACTCCTCCGGCTCGCCCGCGTTCAGTGCGGACGGCAAGTACCTGTTCTTCGTATCCGCGCGCGACTTCAACCCGGTTTACAGCCAGACGGAATGGAACCACTCGTATCGCGATATGTCACGCATCTACTTCGTGACGCTCGCGAAGGCGACGCCGAACCCGCTGCGCCCGAAGCTCGACGACGATGCCGAACCGAAGAAGAAAGACGAGAAGGACAAAAAGGACGAGAAGAAGGACGGCCCGCCGGAGGTGAAGGTCGATCTGGACGGCCTCGCGGGGCGCATCGTCGCGATCCCCGGCCCCGCAGGGAACTACTCCAACCTGAAGGCCGCCGGCACGTCGCTGTACTACCAGCGCAGTTCGGTCCGCGAACCGTCCGCGTTCCTCGTGTTCGATCTCGCCTCGAAGAAGGAGAGCAACCTCGGAACCGTGGGTGGGTACGAGATCTCGGCCGACGGCAAGAAGATGCTCGTTCAGAAGGACGGCAAGTACGGCATCATCGACTTGCCGAAGGGACCGGTCGCCATTGGCGATGCCCTGAACCTCTCCGGGTTGGAAGTGACGCTCGATCGCCGGGCGGAGTGGAAGCAGATGTTCCACGAGTGCTGGCGGCAGATGCGCGACTTCTTCTACGATCCGGGGCTGCACGGCGTCGATTGGGTCGCGGTGCGGAAGAAGTACGAACCGCTGGTCGAACACGTCGGCCACCGCGCGGACCTCACGTACATCATCGGCGAGATGATTAGTGAGCTGAACGCCGGGCACGCTTACATCGGCGGCGGCGAACTGCCCGAGGTGCGGAAGATTCAACAGGGCTTGCTCGGCGCGGAATTCAAGCGCGACGCGGACACCGGGTTCTTCCAGATCACGCGCGTTTTGCCGGGCGAGAACTGGGTCACCAAGCGCCGGTCGCCGCTCACGGAAGTGGGCGTGAACGTGAGCGCGAAGGAGTGGATCGTTGCCGTCAACGGCCGGGCGACGAGCGAGGTGAAGAACATCAACGAACTGCTCGTGAACACTGCGGGCAAGCCGGTGGTGCTCTCGGTGAACACGAAACCGGCGGCGGACGGCGCGCGGCGCGTGGTCGTGACCCCCACGGCGGACGAAGCCGACCTGTACTACTACGCCTGGGTGCAGGGGAACATCAAGAAGGTGTCCGACGCGACCGAGGGCAAGGTGGGGTACATTCACGTGCCCGACATGCAGCAAACCGGCCTCAACGAGTTCGCCAAACACTACTACCCGCAGCTCAAGAAGCAGGCGCTCATTATTGACGTGCGCGGGAACGGCGGCGGGAACGTGTCGCCGATGCTGATCGAGCGCTTGCGGCGCGAACCGGCGATGATCGGCATCGCCCGCAACGCGGAACCAACCATCGACCCGAACGGCACGTTCGTCGGACCGATGACGTGCCTGCTGAACGAGTTCTCCGCGTCGGACGGCGACATCTTCTCGTACCGGTTCCGGCACTACAAACTCGGGCCGCTCATCGGCAAGCGGAGTTGGGGCGGGGTGGTCGGCATCCGCGGGGCTCTGCCGCTCCTCGACGGCGGATCGCTGAGCAAGCCCGAGTTCTCGCGTTACGATTTGGGCGGCAAGGAGTGGATCATGGAGAACGTCGGTGTGTCGCCCGACATCATGGTGGACAACGACCCGGCGAAGGAGTTCGCGGGCGACGACCAGCAGTTGAACAAGGGCATCGAAGTGCTGCTGGCGGAACTGAAGAAGAACCCGCCGAAGGCGATCACTACGCCGCCGTACCCGAAGCGGTAG
- a CDS encoding DUF4198 domain-containing protein, producing the protein MFRTTGAAVFFAAAALTAHAHFVFVVPDPKDPTMAVVVFSDDLDTDENVGTEKLATLKLTSRDGAGAEAPVAHTANKHDLSAKVPGTGPRVVFGTLTYGVMQKGDAKPYLLAYHPKAVIGTVAADKLVLGEKVLPVELVPVAAGADVKFKFLSAGKPVAGAEVTVIKPDGGKDKAKTDKDGLTQAYPAKGRYGAWAKDSVAKPGELGGKKFDEARHYATLVTEFPSK; encoded by the coding sequence ATGTTCCGCACCACCGGCGCGGCGGTCTTCTTTGCCGCCGCCGCTCTGACCGCGCACGCGCACTTCGTGTTCGTCGTGCCCGACCCGAAAGACCCGACAATGGCTGTTGTCGTGTTCAGCGACGACCTCGACACCGACGAGAACGTCGGCACCGAAAAGTTGGCGACCCTCAAGCTCACGTCCCGCGACGGCGCGGGCGCTGAAGCGCCCGTCGCGCACACGGCGAACAAGCACGACCTGAGCGCGAAGGTTCCCGGCACCGGGCCGCGCGTTGTGTTCGGCACGCTCACCTACGGCGTGATGCAAAAGGGCGACGCGAAGCCGTACCTGCTCGCGTACCACCCGAAGGCCGTGATCGGAACCGTGGCCGCCGACAAGCTCGTTCTTGGCGAAAAGGTGCTGCCGGTCGAACTCGTCCCGGTCGCGGCGGGGGCGGACGTGAAGTTCAAGTTCCTCTCCGCGGGCAAGCCGGTCGCCGGCGCCGAAGTCACCGTCATCAAGCCGGACGGCGGAAAGGACAAGGCGAAGACCGATAAGGACGGCCTGACGCAAGCGTACCCGGCAAAGGGCCGGTACGGTGCGTGGGCCAAGGATTCGGTCGCCAAGCCCGGCGAACTCGGGGGCAAGAAGTTCGACGAGGCCCGGCACTACGCGACCCTGGTCACGGAGTTCCCGAGCAAGTAA
- a CDS encoding Kelch repeat-containing protein — protein MRSRIAFLAVMALAAPSGAAEPAKAPGVPSLPKAVASFGAAACDGYLYVYGGHAGKTHSYDTESVLGTFHRVKLDGGTTWEELPGGPRAQGLNLVAHGGKVYRVGGMQPKNKPGDPSDNHSLADCARFDPKSGKWEDLPALPAGRSSHDVAVAGDKLVVVGGWQMKGKGEKSVWHTTALILDLTAKELKWESVAQPFQRRALTATAVGAKVFVLGGLGADGKPTDVFDAETKTWSTAPALPAEGKKAMAFSPSAATVNGRVIVNTVAGPVYRLTEKGDSWEKVGAAETPRMVARMVPFGPTSVALIGGASPDEGNVAAIEIVKLAEKGTPVAAPAKP, from the coding sequence ATGCGCAGTCGAATCGCTTTCCTCGCAGTTATGGCTCTGGCCGCGCCTTCGGGAGCCGCGGAGCCGGCGAAGGCGCCCGGGGTGCCGTCGCTCCCGAAGGCCGTCGCCAGCTTCGGCGCGGCCGCGTGCGACGGCTACCTGTACGTCTACGGCGGGCACGCCGGGAAGACCCACAGCTACGACACCGAATCCGTTCTCGGTACGTTCCACCGCGTGAAGCTCGACGGCGGCACCACGTGGGAAGAGTTGCCTGGCGGCCCCCGGGCGCAGGGGTTGAACCTCGTGGCCCACGGCGGGAAGGTGTACCGCGTCGGCGGGATGCAGCCGAAGAACAAGCCCGGCGACCCGTCCGACAACCACTCGCTCGCAGACTGTGCGCGGTTCGACCCGAAGAGCGGCAAGTGGGAAGACCTGCCCGCGCTGCCGGCCGGTCGGTCGTCGCACGACGTCGCCGTTGCGGGCGACAAGTTGGTAGTCGTGGGCGGTTGGCAAATGAAGGGCAAGGGCGAGAAGTCCGTTTGGCACACCACGGCCCTGATCCTCGACCTGACCGCGAAGGAACTGAAGTGGGAATCGGTCGCGCAGCCGTTCCAGCGCCGCGCCCTCACCGCCACCGCGGTCGGTGCGAAGGTGTTCGTGCTGGGCGGGTTGGGCGCGGACGGCAAGCCGACCGACGTCTTCGACGCGGAAACCAAGACGTGGTCCACCGCCCCGGCGCTGCCCGCCGAGGGCAAGAAGGCGATGGCGTTCTCCCCGTCGGCCGCGACGGTCAACGGGCGCGTGATCGTGAACACGGTCGCGGGTCCGGTGTACCGGCTCACCGAGAAGGGCGATTCGTGGGAGAAGGTCGGCGCGGCCGAAACCCCGCGGATGGTGGCCCGGATGGTTCCCTTCGGCCCCACCTCGGTGGCCCTGATCGGCGGCGCGTCCCCGGACGAGGGGAACGTGGCGGCCATCGAGATCGTGAAGCTCGCCGAGAAGGGCACGCCGGTCGCCGCGCCCGCCAAGCCGTAA